AGGTCTTTCCCCCTCACAGAAGGGGCCCCTTTGATTATGAAAAATTCTGGCAGCATTCTCTCCTGATTGCTGGAATCTCAAAAATCCTCGCAAAAGCAAGTGGTTTTCATGAGTTGGGCAAAGTATATACGGTGAGTCTGATTCATAATATTGGAAAGATCGTTATTGGTCTCTTTATGCCTGATTCTCTTCTAAAGATCAATGCCTTAAAAAAGCAGAGAGGGCTTAGAAACAGCGAGGCGGAAAAAATAGTTTTAGGAATGGCCCATGCTGAGATAGGAGGAGATTTAGCGAAAAAATGGAGGCTGCCAGAGGATTTTATAAAGATCATTAAGTATCACAATCAGCCAGAGTTCTTAGATGGAGATCCTGACTTAATAAAACTCTGTCAATTAATAAATTGCTCTGCTAGGATTGTAAGAGATTACAACTTCCCAAACACGAAAGAGATGATTAAGACCCTAGATCAATTATGTGAAAGACTTGTGAGTGTAATAAAAGAAATGGTGAAGATAAAAGAAGTTGTAAAAAAAGAGGGGAAAATCATCGTTAAGGACTGGAAGACAAAAATACATAGTGAATTAGAAGAACTTTTCCAAACGGTTGAAGGAATCATTTCTGTCTTTATTTCTCGCAAATTAAATTAATCTTTTTATAGAGACATCCCTTACTCCAAAAAGGCTTCAACATATCTTCAGAAATCCCTGGCAATTTTTCTTTATGACCAATGACAAGAAAGCCGTTATCAGCTAAGCTATCATAAATCTTTTTCAATGCCTCCTCTTGGTATTTCAAAGTAAAATATGTAAAGACTGAGTTTCTACAAAAGATCATATCCATTTCTTTTATAGGGTCATCCAGGATAATATTATGAACAAAAAATTCAATATTATCCCTTGCGAATTGATTAATCATATACAAACCCTCTCGATTGATGAAATAGTGATTAACCATCTCAGGGGGAATCTCTTCTAGACTGCTCTTTCTGTACTCAGCCTTCTTTGCCTTATTGAGACATATCTCATTTACATCTGTTGCATAAATAATTAATTTATTATTCTTAGCTTTACCTATCTTCTTTAAAAACTCCTCCCATACTATTTTAATAGAATAGACCTCTTCACCACAAGAACATCCAACAGACCAAATCTTGTATTCCCCTTTATCTCTCTTTAACAATAGGGGGAAGACCTCTTCTTTAAGGTATTCGAATAGATCGGCATCTCTAAAAAGCCTGCTTATCGTAATCGTAAATATCTTATAAATTTCTCTCTTCTCTTTACTGCTCTTCTCCAATAACTCTTTGTATTCTTTAAAAGAATCGATCCCAAGATATTCTAATCTTTTGACCATTCTCCTCTTTATGCTCTTCTTTTTAAAATAACCTCTCTTAAGCCCAAGATGAGGAAGGGTTTCTTTCAAAAACTCTTCAAAGCTCATTGAGTTGTTCTGGATTCTTGTCATGCCTTTTTATATAAAAGCAAAATATTAAGTTTAATGTGTCTTTCCATTTAAATGATATGTCATTTTATGATGATTTTAGAACAGCTTTATTGGAATTACAAGACGAGTTCCGCACTTGTTTGAAAACTTATATTTCTGGCAAAAAGTTTTCAAATAGCTGATGAAATCTACAAAATCTTCCAACTTGACTTAAGCCCTTATTTTTGTTATAATTACAACAAATTAATCATTTTTTTATATTTGTAATCTATATGTCCATTAATCTTTTACCAGAATATCTAAGATATTGGCGTCTCATAAAACCCCCCTTTTCTCTTACTCCCGACCCCAATATGATCTATATGAGCAATCAACACAGGGGGTGCCTCATGCGCTTAAAGTATGCGGTAATATCTAATAAAGGGGGGGCCCTTCTTGTTTCAGAAAATGCAGGGGACGGAAAGACAAGCATCTTGTCTAAATTGATAAGCGAGTTAAAGAGCGACTACAAGGGAAACTGTAAAATCGCGTTTATAGACCATCCTACCTTTACACCAAACCAGATGATATGTGAAATAGCCAGGCAGTTTGGCATGGAAAGAGTATCTACGAATAAAACACTGACCCTCAATAAATTAAAAGAAAATTTAATGGAATTTTATTCAAAAGGGATAAAATGTATAGTAATGCTTGATGAGGGACAGATGCTTTGCCACAGGCCTGACCTTCTTCAAGAGTTAAGGATTTTATTAAATTTTTGTGTCTCCGACTCCTTTTTACTTACCTTTATCTTCTCTGGGCAAAAGCCACTAGAAGTAGCTATAAAGAATATGCCTGAATTCTGGCAGAGATTGCCTGTTAGGTTCTTATTGCAGAATCTGGACTTCGAAGATACCAAGAGACTCATCCGACATCGATTAAGTACTGCTGGAATAAGGGATAAGGAGATCTTTACAGAAACAGCTTATGAGGGGATTCATAAATTCTCGCAAGGTTGTCCGAGGGTCATCTGTACAGTTGCTGACCTCTCTTTGCTCATTGGCTATAGCCACTCATCAAATAAGATCGATTTTAAAGAGGTGTCTCAGGCATGCGCTGACATGAACAAATCTGACGGTGTGGTTCACTATTTCCATTTTTTAGAAAAACCAATTACGAAAAATGAGCTGAGAATCGAGAAAGAAGAGGAACCAGAAAAAAAGAGAGCAGCAGAAGAACAAAGAGAGAAAGAGGTAGTAAAAAAAGAGGAGGAGAGCTCTCCTGAGTGGCGAAAATTAAAATGCTCTTTATGTGGGGGGCTCAACCCGATCGATAGTAAAAGTTGCGTTCATTGTGGAGAAAACTTTGTAATTATCTGTTTAAAATGTAATAGAGAAAATGATTTTAAGAGAAAGACCTGTAGATATTGTGGATTAGAATTTGAAAAAGCCTTCTATACAAAAGAAAAAGAATTTTTAGAAGCCCTTGAGAAACTGCCTCTTAAAAGCAGTATAGAGGATCAATATAATATAACCAGGCGTTATTATCTCCCTCCTGATATCCAGATGTTATATGTCTTACCTTATAGAGGATTATTCGGTTCAAATTCGAAATTAAAAATAAAGAATAATGGAAGAAAGAAACCAGAAACCAAAAGGTGCGGTTTAATCATAAGTGACAAGGCTCTCTATCTCTTAAGAAAAAAAGAGATAATAGATATCCCTTATCAAGAGATAAAAACATGTAGATTAAATATTGATAAAAAAGGGGAGCGGGTAAAGAATTATGGGATTGATCTAAAAAGCGCTGATGAACAATATAGCCTCTCCCTTCCTTTTGAACGAAAAACAGCAATCTCTTTTTTGACTTTATTGAATAAATATATTAATACTAAAATAAGTTAACCAAATACGTCAATCTTGTTTCCTCCTTTTCATTAAACAAGATAAAAAATTCCATATAGATTTATTCAGAGATACATGCCTGAAAGAAACTTTATTAAAGATATTTCTATCCTCAGAAAAAAGCTCCTTAAATGGTACAGGAGTTCTCAGAGAAGTCTTCCATGGAGGGGTATAGCTGATCCTTACAAAATATGGATATCTGAAATCATGCTCCAGCAAACAACCGTTAAGACGGTTATCCCTTATTATCAAAGATGGATAAAAGCTTTCCCTGATATCAAAAATCTCTCCAAAGCCCCAATGGAAAAGGTTCTAAAGGCCTGGGAAGGCATGGGGTATTATGAAAGAGCAAGAAACATTCATAGATGTGCTAAGACCGTGGAAGAGAAGTTTAATGGAAAGCTTCCCTGCTCATATGAAGAGCTTCTTCGACTCCCCGGCATTGGCCCCTATACAGCAGGGGCTATTATGAGTATTGCCTTTGGAAAACGATTTTCTATTCTTGATGCAAATGTCAAGAGGCTTACTGTTCGTATCCTTTGCATAAGAGGCAAAATAAAGAATAGACAAGAAAAGAAGATTCAAAAATTTTTAGAAGAACTGCTTCCTCGCAAAAACGTTGGAACTTTTAACCAAGCTCTGATGGAGTTAGGGGCCTTGATCTGCCGCTCAAAAAAACCTCTATGCCCTATCTGCCCTCTTTCAGATTTCTGTCTTTCTTATAAAAAAGGACTCCAAGAAGCCATTCCCCTCTCTAAAGAACAGGACTATGAACAGCTTGAGGCAGTCCTTGCAGTTATCAAAAAAAACGGAAGGATACTCATAAAAAAAAGGGCCTCTTGTGGTCTTATGGCAGATCTCTGGGAATTTCCAATGGAGAAGAAAAAAGAGGGAGAAAAACATGGAGAGGCCCTCATGCGGGTGTTGAGAAGAGAATTAGGAATCAAAACTCAAAAGGTGAAATTTTTGGGTAAAGTGACTCACTCATACACTCGCTTTCGTGTATCTCTTTATGTCTATTTTTGCATGTTAAATAATAACAGGGTTTATAGGGAAGGTTCTTCACGAAAGGTCTGGGTCAGAAAAAGCGAACTGGCACGGTATCCCTTTACTTCAGGAAGTAATAAGGTTATAAAGCTAATTAAGGGTTAAAAGAAAAACTGCATATTCTAGCTTGTAAGGAAACATTTAAAAATCTATTTCTTCTAGCAACCTAAAAATCCTATTTAAAAAATCTTTACACTATTTCCTTGACTCATCTTGAAATTTCTCTAATAATTTTAAAAAATAGATGCAAAGGAGAAAATCTATGCGGAATAACATACAGAACATAGGGTTTGTCTCCACGCGCATTGCAGGCACAGACGGTGTTTCCCTGGAAATTAAAAAGTGGTGTGATATTCTGGAAAGGAACGGCTTTAAGTGCCATTTTTTTGCTGGAGAATTAGAAACACCTCCACAGAGAAGCTTCTTGGTTAGAAAGGCACATTTTGACCATCCAGAAATCGACGAGATCCAGCAAATCTGTTTTGAGAAACCGACTCGACCCAAGATCATTTCTAAAAAAATTCAGGATTTTAAAGAACATTTAAAATCAAAATTATACCAGTTTCAAAAAAGGTTTCATATTGATTTGATCATCCCTGAAAATTCCTTAGCTATCCCCATGCATATACCTCTCGGTATGGCGATTACCGAATTTATTGCTGAAACAGGAATGCCTGCTATTGCCCACCATCACGATCTCAGGTGGGAGAGAACCAGATTCTTAAACAGCTGTGTTGATGATTACCTCAGGATGTCTTTTCCTCCTGACCTTCCGTCTTTAAGTCACGTGGTCATCAACTCTCATGCCGCTCAACTCTTAAGCTATTCGGTTGGTATTTCTAATGTTATTATTCCAAATGTTTATAATTTTGCAGTACCACCATCCAAGATCGATGACTACGGAAGAAGGCTTCGCCAGAAAATAGGTTTAAAAGAAAATGATCCATTTATCCTCCAGCCAACACGAATTGTTTCGAGAAAATGGATTGAAAAATCAGTTGAATTGGTGTGGATGATAAAATTACCCCATCCTTCCTTGGTCATCTCTCATGCCTCAGGGGACGAAGGGGATGACTATGCCATCCATATCTATAAACATGCTAAACGGATGGGTGTAAAGATTATAGCCATAGGCCATATGATTAATCATAAGAGAAAAAAAGATAAAAAGGGAAATCATCTTTTTTCCATAGGTGATGTTTATAAAAATGCAGATATTGTCTTTTACCCTTCAGGCTACGAAGGTTTTGGTAATGCATTCCTCGAGGCAATCTATTTTAAAAAACCGATTGTGCTCAACCGTTATTCCACTTATATTTCCGATATTGAGCCAAAAGGCTTTGATGTCATCGTATTTGATACCCTTGCAACAGAAGAAACCGTTAGAAAAATAAAAAAATTGCTCAAGAATCCCAAGAAGGTTAAAGAGATGACTGAGAGGAATTACCTCTTGGCTAAAAAACATTTCTCTTATGAAGTCCTAGAAAAAAAACTATTACCAATAATTAATTCATTCTAAAAATATTAATATAAAAAATCTGGTTATGGAAAGATTCAATATTGCTCTACTTCACTACTCCTATCCCCCTGTTGTTGGAGGTGTAGAAGAAGTCATACGGCAACAGGCTGATCTTCTTTATCGCAATTACCACCATGTGAAGGTCTTGGCTGGTGCAGGTGAGCAGTCCACAGATAAATTTCCCATAGAAATCAATCCTATCCTGAGCTCGAGAGACACAAGAGTCCAAAATGCTCATAAAAATTGTTTAAACGGGAATATGGAACCCCTCATCAAATTAAAGGATAAGATTTATAATTATTTGTGCTCCTCCCTGAAAAATTTTGATGGAATTATTGCCCATAATGTCATATCAATGAATTTTAACCTTGCTCTTACCATGGCAATGCACCATCTTGCTGAAACCCATTCTATTAAGGTTATCAGCTGGAACCACGACTCACCATATTTTTATAAAAACTATCCTTCTTATCTTGATAATGAGCCCTGGAAAATTTTAAAGACCTTTAATCCAAAATTTCATTACATAGCGATATCTCATGCTCGAAAAAATCGATTTCAAAGACTACTCAATATAAAGGCTGAAATATCAGTGATTCCTAATGGCATCGATCCCTTTGACTTTTTCAAATTACATCAAGCCACAGTGGAGATTATTAAAGAAAATTCTCTCTTTAGTGCTGATCTCATTTTTGTTCAGCCATCGCGTCTCATTCCAAGGAAAAATATTGAATTAAGTATCAGGGTCTTAAGGGCTATTCATGATAAGGGAATCAATGCCAAACTCATTTTAACAGGTGCTCATGACCCTCATGGACCAATAGAAAAAAGTTATTATTCTGACCTGAAGAATCTTGCACGGAGTTTAAAGGTTGAAAAAGACCTGATAGTACTTGAGAACTATTCCCTTAAAACTTCCAAAAAAATAAAACCGGATCCGATATTTATCCGTGATTTTTATCTGCTTGGAGACGTGTTATTGATGCCCAGCCTTGATGAGGGATTCGGGTTACCTTTATTGGAGGCAGGAATGATAAAATTACCTGTTATCTGCAGTAATATAAAGCCCTTTATCGAAATTGGCAGTGATAATGTCTGTTCTTTTAATCTAGACGATCCCCCTGAAAAGATTGCTAACCAAGCCCTAAATTTTTTAGAAAAGATACCCACGCATAAGATGTATCGCAAAGTAATAAAAAATTATGTCTGGGACATAATATATGAATCTCACATTTATCCTCTATTAACTAAGACTTGCAGGGAAAAGAAAGATAATATAAACAGAGAAAACCTTTAAGGCTGTTTTTGCTTTCGAATAGATTTAATGAATGTAGAGGATGGTTATGGCAAAAATAAACCATATCACAATTTTGGTGAAGGATATCGAGAGGAGCAAGAAATTCTACAGGGAGGTCCTTGGTCTTAAGCCTACGTTTGAAATAGATATTTCAGGTAATCAGTTTTCAAGGGTTACAGGAATCGAAGGTGTAAAGATTAAGTTTGCAGCTTTGAAGTCATCTTCTTCTCCTGTGATTTTAGAGCTGGCACAGTTTACCGACCCGAAAAAGGAGATTAAAAATAATGATTTCAGGCACTTTGCCTTCGAGGTTGATGATGTTGACAGGATATATAAAAGGCTTGTAAAGAAGAAAGTGGAGGTGATCTCAGAGCCGGTGACAATTTCTGATTTTCATCCCAAGGTAGATGGAAAAAGATTTTTTTATTTTAGGGACCCTGATAAAAATCTTATAGAGCTCTTTAATAAAAGCGATACTCTTTATTCTTCCTGAAGACCTATTTAGGATTTTCAATCCGAGCCTTAAGAATCACTACTGATTGTCCTTTTCTACAGCATCTATGAGAAGATCGAAGAAGTTGGGAACAGCAGAAATAGCCCTGTTCCAATCTGGTATGGGAGGTACTCCTAAGGGATCGTCGAGAAAATCCTGAATACCAATTCCTAAGGCCTTCATAAAAGTCTCCACAGCCAGTTTTTCCTCATGCCTGTCATAAAATAGTCCATTGATATTAGCATCATCTTCATATTTTTTGATGGTATCCTCTGCAATTTTTATATAGGTACAGTTGAGACTGTTAAAAAAACTCTTGGGGAAAATTATCCCTTCGTTCGAAAGGATTCGAAGAAGAGTTCGCGTAATGTCAATGCTCATTTTAAACATTCCTGTTGTCGGGCTGTCTGCAGAGAGAGGCCTGTGTCTGTGCTCATAGTTTTCCAGAAGGTCTACCTGACATATCCTGTTTAAAGAACTTCTTCTATATACTCCTGCTAAAAGACCTATCTCTAATCCCCAGTCCCCTGAAACCCTATTGATTCTAGTCAGGTCAGCAACGATTGAAAATTCACCAGATAAGGGATATCGGAAGCTCTCGAGATAACGTAAAAAAGGGGGTTGGCCTATAAGCCTTTTCAGAGACTTTATCAGAGGAAATACAAACAGCCTTGTAACCCTGCCGTGGAGCCTATCCGTTACCCTGCTATAATAACCCTTGCAAAACTTATAATCCATAACTGGATTGGTGAGGGGGTAACAAAGCCTGTGTAAAAGCTCTCTCGAATAAGTAAGGATATCGCAATCATGGAGGGCAATAATCTCACACTCGCCCAATGCCAATATATATCCATAAGCCATCCATGTAGATCTTCCCTTGCCATCAGCCCCTGCGCTGATACCATTATTTTCTAATAGTCGGTAGAGTTTTTGAATTCTTGCACCAGTATTCCATATCAATTTCGAATCAATGGGAAAATCTCTAAATATATCCTTTGCTTTTCTAAAGGCTTTTCTGTCTGTTTGCCCCAACGTTACAACAATCTGCCTTAGATATCTTACCCTTCTTAATTCCTTTAATATTATTCTCAGAGCCTCCTCTTTTATATCCTGGGGAACAACAGGCAAAACCAGAGCAATTGGTCTTCCTTTGGAGAACTGATATATTTCCTCTTCCAAATTATTTAAATTAGAGCTTCCAAACCTATGAAGAGTTGTTATAGAACCATCTTGATAAATATCAGGCATATCTTATCCTCATTGTTATTGAAAAGAATATACCCTTAAAGTCCATGATACAAGGATTTTTTAGAGAAGAAAATGGATAGGTTGTTTAAAGAAAATTTTTATTCGATTTTCTATATACCCAAGTAAGCCTCACGGATCTCAGTTGATTTCTTAATATCTTCTGGATTCCCTTCGGCTTTAATCATGCCCTCATGCATGATATAAACATAGTCTGCTGCTTTTAGGGAAGCATCAGTATTTTGCTCTACGAGGAGGACAGTTAAACCGATTTCGTCTCTCATTTTTTGTATCGTCTCAAATACCTCAAGAACCAGCAAGGGGGCAAGGCCTTGACTCGGTTCATCAAGCATTATTAATTCGGGTTTCGTCATTAAAGCCCGACCTATGGTCAACATCTGTTGTTCACCACCGCTCAGGGATCCGGCTAACTGTTTACTTCTTTCCTTAAGAATCGGAAACAGAGAATATACAAGCTCCAAAGACTTCTTTTTGTATTCAAGCGCTTTTTTTAAGTACGCGCCCATAGCAAGATTTTCGTATACACTCATGTTAGGGAAGAGATGCTTTCCTTCAGGAACCAATGCCATACCCATTTCAGCCTTTTTATGAGTGGGTAAATGAGTAATGTCTTCTCCTTCATAAATAATTGTACCCCCCCATGGCTCGACAGAGCCAAAAACAGTGGAGAGAAGAGTACTCTTGCCGACTCCATTGGGTCCAAGGAGTGAAGTAATCGTTCCTTTTTTTACCTGAAGGCTTGGCTTCCATAAAACCTGCATGGGACCATAACCTGATTCGATCTCTTTGATGGTTAGCATTATTCCTCCCGCTGCCAGTACTTTATCCACCTTCTGGCATCCTGTGGCTGACCTAAGTATACCTCCACAACCTTTGGGTCTTCCAAAGCTTCTTTTGTTGGGGCATCAACCAATTTGGCGCCTTGATGCAATACAACTACCTTTTTCGCAATCCCTATTACTGCCCGCATAATATGCTCAACCATGGCAACGATGGCTATCTTCTCTTCTTCTGCTATTTTTTTAATAAACCCAACCATTTCATCAATGTCATTTGGATGCATTCCGGCCATGGCTTCATCCATAAGGAGGATTCTGGGCTTCATTGCCAATGCCCGACCAATCTCCATCAGCTTTTTTTCTACGGGGGTTAAAGTACCTGCTGGCTTATCCCTGTGCTCCTTAATACCAACGCGTTCTATTATATAGTCAGCTATATCCAAAGACTCATCAACGCTTACTTTTCCACTGAGGGTGCCGAACATTGCCCCAACTGCTATATTTTCTCTTACCGTAGCTGAGTGAAAAGGTCGAGAAATTTGAAATGTTCGTCCAATTCCCAGTTGTGCCCTTTTATATGGCGGAAGGGTTGTGATATCCTGTCCATCGAAAATGACTTTTCCTTCTTCTGGATAGAAAACCCCACTGATAATATTAAAGAGAGTGGTCTTCCCGCTACCGTTTGGACCCACTATTCCGATTGACTCGCCAGATTTGATTTCCAGACTCACCCTATCCACTGCGACCAAACCACCAAAGCGTTTTGTTACATTCTCAAGCTTTAATAAAGACATATTTTCACCTAGATAATAAACCGTGCCAGAGCTGAATCTTTAACCTTTAACTTCAACATCCCAACCACTCCCTCTGGGAATAAGATAATAATGATAATAATAATAGGGGCAAAAATCAACAGCTGAAATCCTGGCAAGATAATAGAAAGATAATATTTAGAGAGGCCATAGATTAATCCTCCAGCTACAGGTCCAAGAAGAGTTCCGGCTCCACCAAGGAGAACAATAATAATGGCCTCTACCGTATAATGAATCTCAAAAACTTCAGGCGGGAACACATAAGGGGTTTTTAAGGCCCATGAGACGGCTCCAAGCAAACCTGCGAAACAAGCGCTTGTGATAAAAGCAATGATTTTATATTTGGTTACATTGATCCCCATCACCTTTGCAGCATCTTCATCTTCTCTTAAGGCTGTTAAAGCATAGCCAATCTTGCTTCTCATATAATAGAGCGTTACAAATGCAGCCAATGCAGCGATAATAAGAACCATGATATCAGCCCAGAAAGTAGAAAGGGCACTGGCAGCTTCTCTTCCAAGAATCTGGTTTAGTTGAGCATTAAATATCATGCCCTCAGAACCATTCCATATCCTTGTTCCTTCTATGAAAAACCTGAACCCCTCATTCACCCCGATGGTGGCAATGGCAAAGTAGGCACCTCTAAGCCTGAGAGCCACTGCTCCCACAGCTATAGATAACATGGTGGACATTAACAATGATAGGATGAAACCTATTATGATAATGACTACTCCAAGTCCTTCGATATGGGCCAGCCTCGTTATTCCCAATGCCATTCCATAGGTGCCAACACCCATAAAAGCGACATAACCAAAATCCACATAACCGGTCATGCCAAGGAAGATATTAAAGGCCTGTCCGAGAGCACAATAAAAAGCGAGCATGCCCATTAGCTGCCACATCCCCGTCACGTTTTTACCAATCAAAAACATGGCAAGGTATGCTGCAAATACGGGTATTATAGGATTATATTTTTTAAGCTCATTTCTCATTTTGCTTTCAAAAGTCCAGTTGGTCTAATTAAAAGTATGACTAGTAGAATAACGAATGATAAAAACCTGGTCAGGGCGAACGGTTCCACCCCTGGAATTAAGGCAAATAGCGTGTAGGAACCATTCTCAATGAGTCCAAATATCAATCCTCCAAAGAATGCGCCATAGGGAGATGATAGTCCTCCTAACACAGCAATCACAAAAGCCTTCAGGGTATATCCTCCTCCCATATAGGGATTAATACCAACAGGGATAAACATGGTGAGAAGAACACCACTTACAACAGTGAGTCCAATCCCCAGAGCAAAGCTCAAGGCATAGACCCATCCAACATTTACACCACAAACTCTCGCGCCTTCACTGTCCTCAACAACGCTTCTCATGGCAGTACCTGCCCTGGTTTTTTTGAACCAAAAGTAAAGGAGAAGGGCAATGATCACACTGCCAATACAGGCATAGAGTTTTGTCATCGGAAGAACAGTAACACCTAAGTTTATCTTGCCCACAGGCCAATTATAACCTCGAAATTCAGAACCAAAGATGAGCTTCACAACCTCCTCAAGCAAGATTCCCATAGAAAAGGTGGCCAATAAAGTAGCAAGCTCTGGTGCCTTGATTAACTTCTGGATGATTGAATAATAGAAAATAAGTCCCAAGGCCATGCCGGTAATAAAGGCGAAGGGAAGAGCAAGGATTGGATTTATTCCAAGGGTATTGAAC
This sequence is a window from Nitrospinota bacterium. Protein-coding genes within it:
- a CDS encoding ABC transporter ATP-binding protein → MSLLKLENVTKRFGGLVAVDRVSLEIKSGESIGIVGPNGSGKTTLFNIISGVFYPEEGKVIFDGQDITTLPPYKRAQLGIGRTFQISRPFHSATVRENIAVGAMFGTLSGKVSVDESLDIADYIIERVGIKEHRDKPAGTLTPVEKKLMEIGRALAMKPRILLMDEAMAGMHPNDIDEMVGFIKKIAEEEKIAIVAMVEHIMRAVIGIAKKVVVLHQGAKLVDAPTKEALEDPKVVEVYLGQPQDARRWIKYWQREE
- a CDS encoding branched-chain amino acid ABC transporter permease is translated as MRNELKKYNPIIPVFAAYLAMFLIGKNVTGMWQLMGMLAFYCALGQAFNIFLGMTGYVDFGYVAFMGVGTYGMALGITRLAHIEGLGVVIIIIGFILSLLMSTMLSIAVGAVALRLRGAYFAIATIGVNEGFRFFIEGTRIWNGSEGMIFNAQLNQILGREAASALSTFWADIMVLIIAALAAFVTLYYMRSKIGYALTALREDEDAAKVMGINVTKYKIIAFITSACFAGLLGAVSWALKTPYVFPPEVFEIHYTVEAIIIVLLGGAGTLLGPVAGGLIYGLSKYYLSIILPGFQLLIFAPIIIIIIILFPEGVVGMLKLKVKDSALARFII
- a CDS encoding branched-chain amino acid ABC transporter permease, which encodes MILEQLSGNLIQGLVLGAIYGMATMGLSLIFGVLKVVNVGHGAFIMSGAFITLWLFNTLGINPILALPFAFITGMALGLIFYYSIIQKLIKAPELATLLATFSMGILLEEVVKLIFGSEFRGYNWPVGKINLGVTVLPMTKLYACIGSVIIALLLYFWFKKTRAGTAMRSVVEDSEGARVCGVNVGWVYALSFALGIGLTVVSGVLLTMFIPVGINPYMGGGYTLKAFVIAVLGGLSSPYGAFFGGLIFGLIENGSYTLFALIPGVEPFALTRFLSFVILLVILLIRPTGLLKAK